The following are encoded in a window of Rubellicoccus peritrichatus genomic DNA:
- a CDS encoding beta-galactosidase, which yields MNKLYLASAWYPEQFPKETWSEDLRTMKQLGLNTVRVGEFAWSCLEPSEGLYETDWLVEAMDLLAEYEIDCVLCTPTATPPLWLLQRYPEIGYVEPDGYRHKHGARQHASYNSPIFRSYASKITDVVARQFGNHRALLAWQIDNELGSHQRRCFSEDSAKKWHVWLKQRYGTIEALNEAWRTVIWSQRYSSFEDVPQPYDLCYYSHNFAVTLNYRRFMADAIAEFQHEQASIVREYSKAPITHNSTARTDDWRLSRTLDFPSSDLYTSNQTPTSIHFRFDSMRNILPGKPFWTMETSCEGFIDGELFKEGWIGCFSFLNYVMGGNGLGYWPWKQQPGGSEIINNSIVYSNGQPATGWQNVEESVEVKKQLEPVLEKYRPLKAEVVCVRSEVNGTYFFEDKAGGLEPNYNYRKRVGEYYQTLLDLGVWRDVVFDEAPIPECSVLISPYLPYISEGFIEQALTMVEKGTVWIAGPYTGFRTKDHAVHTDYLLGKLEERIGFKTRYVLQAAELDVDIGGIKGRTNQFATMFRPDSTDEVLGVYTTKRFEGAAWGIRRRYGKGTIYLPGTDLDELSRNVFLRSIFERENIRCYPTDEKVTVVPLASESGQEAMAFCNWGQETKELPVAIDRVLVASRQLDCYEGRLTLEPGSWLVAEVSLDAHVANPMVATT from the coding sequence ATGAATAAATTGTATCTGGCCTCGGCCTGGTATCCGGAACAGTTTCCGAAGGAAACCTGGAGCGAAGATCTCAGGACAATGAAGCAGTTAGGGCTTAATACCGTGCGAGTTGGTGAATTTGCATGGTCCTGTCTCGAACCCAGTGAAGGATTGTATGAAACGGATTGGCTTGTTGAAGCCATGGACTTGCTTGCCGAATACGAGATCGATTGTGTTCTTTGCACGCCGACAGCGACTCCACCATTATGGTTGCTGCAACGCTATCCGGAAATCGGATATGTGGAACCAGATGGTTATCGTCATAAACATGGAGCCCGACAACATGCCTCTTACAACAGCCCGATTTTTCGTTCTTATGCCAGTAAGATCACTGATGTTGTTGCCAGGCAGTTTGGCAATCATCGGGCTTTACTGGCCTGGCAGATTGATAACGAACTGGGATCTCATCAACGCCGTTGCTTTAGCGAAGACTCGGCAAAGAAATGGCACGTATGGCTTAAGCAACGATATGGGACAATTGAAGCGTTGAATGAAGCTTGGCGAACGGTAATATGGAGCCAGCGTTACTCGAGTTTCGAGGATGTACCGCAGCCTTATGATTTGTGCTATTATTCGCATAATTTCGCAGTTACTTTAAACTATCGGCGTTTTATGGCAGATGCGATTGCTGAGTTTCAACATGAGCAAGCATCTATTGTTAGAGAATATAGCAAGGCACCGATTACACATAATAGCACGGCCAGAACTGATGACTGGCGGTTGAGTCGTACATTGGACTTTCCGTCATCCGATCTCTATACCAGTAATCAGACACCCACCAGTATTCACTTTCGCTTTGATTCAATGCGGAACATATTACCGGGAAAGCCGTTTTGGACAATGGAAACATCGTGTGAAGGCTTCATCGATGGTGAGCTGTTTAAGGAAGGTTGGATTGGTTGTTTTAGTTTCCTCAATTATGTGATGGGAGGAAATGGCCTTGGTTACTGGCCATGGAAGCAGCAACCCGGAGGCTCTGAAATTATCAACAATTCCATTGTCTATAGTAATGGTCAACCAGCTACGGGTTGGCAAAATGTTGAGGAGTCTGTTGAAGTAAAGAAACAATTAGAGCCTGTTTTAGAGAAATATCGCCCGCTCAAGGCGGAGGTTGTTTGTGTTCGTTCCGAGGTGAACGGAACTTACTTTTTCGAGGATAAAGCTGGAGGATTGGAGCCTAATTATAACTATCGCAAGAGAGTTGGGGAATATTATCAAACACTACTCGATTTAGGTGTATGGCGTGATGTTGTTTTTGATGAAGCTCCGATCCCCGAATGTAGCGTCCTGATTTCTCCTTATTTGCCATACATTTCCGAAGGCTTTATTGAGCAAGCTCTTACTATGGTGGAAAAGGGAACTGTTTGGATCGCTGGCCCTTATACTGGCTTTCGAACGAAAGATCATGCCGTGCACACCGATTATCTTCTAGGAAAACTGGAGGAGCGTATTGGTTTTAAAACTCGATACGTCCTTCAAGCGGCTGAGTTGGATGTGGATATTGGAGGGATTAAAGGGCGCACAAATCAGTTTGCCACCATGTTTAGGCCTGACTCAACGGATGAAGTTCTCGGAGTTTACACAACAAAGCGATTTGAGGGTGCAGCTTGGGGGATACGTCGCAGATATGGTAAGGGAACAATCTACCTGCCCGGAACCGATTTAGATGAGCTGAGTCGCAATGTATTTTTAAGGAGTATTTTTGAGCGAGAAAATATTCGATGTTATCCTACAGATGAGAAGGTAACCGTAGTGCCTTTGGCATCTGAATCTGGTCAAGAAGCAATGGCTTTCTGTAACTGGGGACAGGAAACTAAAGAACTTCCAGTAGCAATTGACAGGGTGTTAGTTGCATCTCGGCAGTTGGACTGTTATGAAGGCAGATTAACGCTTGAACCAGGATCTTGGTTGGTTGCTGAAGTTTCTTTAGATGCGCACGTAGCCAATCCTATGGTGGCCACCACATAA
- a CDS encoding sulfatase family protein yields the protein MPENAPNILHIFTDQQRFDTISALGNQLIKTPNLDRLVREGTAFQRAYSPSPECVPARASMITGWYPTRTECYCNEQPMPPVDTPTLMSLLSDAGYQTMGIGKCHFSPNSYALRGFQQRVSQEETISDRSADNYSKWLVDNGWGWVIEPHGVRSDMYYIPQVSVLPEHAHPVGWIGDQVLNFLETKTDSEKPWYCYAGFIHPHPPFAPPIPWHKEYRAPEMPLPEIPEDCEDLLSFINHFQNRYKYRDRGLDLNLVRSIRAYYYACITFIDHQVGRILDSLEQSGQLDNTLIVFSADHGEYLGDFGSFGKRGMHDVSARIPLLVRWPAKSNAGTICSRVASLVDLAPTFLDVAGISYDSDDFDGISLRLIADGSIRRDSVYSQYGRAENGLYMLVGERWKYVYSAPDQKEYLFDLKSDALEHTNLVGQLEFEVTLGQMREKCISWLHEQGEVAAVADDDWRLYPKQKVSTNPDDGLLCQDPPWWVKEKDLL from the coding sequence ATGCCTGAGAACGCGCCAAATATTCTGCATATTTTTACGGATCAGCAACGTTTTGATACGATCTCTGCGCTGGGAAACCAGTTAATCAAAACACCTAATTTAGATCGTTTAGTTAGAGAAGGAACAGCCTTCCAAAGAGCCTATTCTCCATCTCCAGAATGTGTTCCTGCGAGAGCATCGATGATCACTGGATGGTATCCAACTCGGACGGAGTGTTACTGTAATGAGCAGCCAATGCCGCCTGTGGATACTCCAACGCTGATGAGCCTTCTTTCAGATGCAGGTTATCAGACAATGGGAATCGGCAAGTGTCATTTTTCACCCAATAGCTATGCACTTCGCGGCTTTCAGCAACGTGTCTCACAGGAGGAAACTATCAGTGATCGATCCGCAGATAACTACTCAAAATGGCTTGTGGATAATGGTTGGGGTTGGGTTATTGAACCTCATGGCGTGCGTAGCGATATGTACTATATCCCGCAAGTCAGCGTCTTGCCTGAACACGCTCATCCTGTTGGGTGGATTGGTGACCAAGTGCTGAATTTCCTTGAGACGAAAACCGATAGCGAAAAGCCCTGGTATTGCTATGCAGGATTCATTCATCCACACCCGCCTTTTGCACCACCTATTCCCTGGCATAAAGAATACCGTGCTCCAGAAATGCCACTTCCGGAAATACCGGAAGATTGCGAAGATCTTCTTTCTTTTATCAATCACTTCCAGAATAGATATAAGTACAGGGACCGTGGGTTGGATCTGAACCTTGTGCGTAGTATACGTGCATACTACTATGCATGCATCACTTTTATTGATCATCAGGTGGGTCGCATCCTTGACTCACTTGAGCAAAGCGGTCAGTTGGATAATACCTTGATTGTGTTCTCGGCTGATCATGGTGAATACCTCGGCGACTTTGGCTCCTTCGGTAAACGAGGAATGCATGATGTTTCTGCACGCATACCATTGTTAGTTCGCTGGCCTGCGAAATCGAATGCGGGAACAATCTGCAGTCGTGTTGCATCATTGGTAGACTTGGCTCCTACCTTTCTGGATGTTGCTGGAATATCCTATGATTCGGATGATTTTGATGGCATTAGTTTGCGCCTTATCGCCGATGGAAGTATTCGGCGTGATTCGGTTTACTCTCAATATGGCCGCGCGGAAAACGGTTTGTATATGCTTGTTGGTGAACGTTGGAAGTATGTCTACAGTGCTCCAGATCAAAAAGAGTATTTGTTTGATCTTAAGAGCGATGCGCTTGAGCACACCAACCTTGTTGGACAATTGGAATTTGAGGTAACACTCGGTCAGATGCGTGAAAAATGTATATCATGGCTACATGAGCAAGGTGAGGTCGCGGCTGTTGCTGATGATGATTGGCGCCTATACCCGAAGCAAAAAGTTTCGACTAATCCAGATGATGGCCTCCTTTGTCAGGATCCCCCGTGGTGGGTTAAAGAAAAAGATCTTTTGTAA